The Luteimonas galliterrae genome contains a region encoding:
- the ptsP gene encoding phosphoenolpyruvate--protein phosphotransferase — protein MRQPLPGHGASRGNALGRARVRLPHALDVLEEHIAADAVDAELAKLHAAIDTVRGEMRDLRERLHGALAHEVGEFLDLHTLLLDDPELLQGLDDLIRTGRYSADYALRLQRDRLAAVFAGMDDAYFRSRVDDIDQVIGRIHAALHRRDVGAKGTSGEILVTDNVAPAEIAQLQAQGVVAIVTSAGSVLSHSAILARSLHLPLVVGAAQALQRINDGDVLMVDGGNGELIVEPDAADLRSYRARVRELARERKQLYRLRREPARTVDGIDIKLYANAESREDVAEAHALGSAGIGLYRTEFLFLQRNEVPDEEEQFRAYRDVVLGMTGRTVTIRTLDLGADKADRTGLVMSDEPNPALGVRGVRLSLSRQALFETQLRAIVRASGYGPVRVLVPMVSCREEVVAVRKLLKRVIRDLNSSGHEIADHIPLGAMIEVPAAAIALPSFIGAVDFLSVGTNDLVQYLLAADRNNEALADLYSPLHPAVMRLLHAIIRTAHMRGKPVAVCGEMAGDAVFTPLLLSLGLTEFSLHPATLLEVRKAVRECDLADLRKRSSALLRARDREAIERWMHS, from the coding sequence ATGCGGCAGCCGCTGCCCGGCCACGGTGCATCGCGCGGCAACGCGCTGGGCCGTGCCCGGGTCCGGTTGCCGCATGCGCTGGACGTACTGGAAGAGCACATCGCCGCCGATGCGGTCGATGCGGAACTGGCCAAACTGCATGCCGCCATCGATACCGTGCGCGGCGAGATGCGCGACCTGCGTGAGCGCCTGCACGGCGCGCTGGCGCACGAAGTCGGCGAATTCCTGGACCTGCATACGCTGCTGTTGGACGACCCGGAACTGCTGCAGGGCCTGGACGACCTGATCCGCACCGGCCGCTACAGCGCAGACTATGCGCTGCGGCTGCAACGCGACCGGCTGGCGGCGGTGTTCGCCGGCATGGACGATGCGTACTTCCGCAGCCGTGTCGACGATATCGACCAGGTGATCGGGCGCATCCATGCCGCGCTGCATCGCCGCGACGTCGGCGCCAAGGGCACCTCCGGCGAAATCCTGGTGACCGACAACGTGGCGCCGGCCGAGATCGCGCAGCTGCAGGCGCAGGGCGTGGTGGCGATCGTCACCTCGGCCGGCAGCGTGCTGTCGCACAGCGCCATCCTCGCCCGCAGCCTGCATCTGCCGCTGGTGGTCGGCGCCGCGCAGGCGCTGCAGCGGATCAACGACGGCGACGTCCTGATGGTCGACGGCGGCAACGGCGAACTGATCGTCGAGCCCGACGCCGCCGACCTGCGCTCGTACCGCGCGCGGGTGCGCGAGTTGGCGCGCGAGCGCAAACAGCTGTACCGGCTGCGCCGCGAACCGGCGCGCACCGTCGACGGCATCGACATCAAGCTGTACGCCAACGCCGAATCGCGCGAGGACGTGGCCGAGGCGCATGCGCTGGGCTCGGCCGGCATCGGCCTGTACCGCACCGAATTCCTGTTCCTGCAGCGCAACGAAGTGCCGGACGAGGAGGAGCAGTTCCGCGCCTACCGCGACGTGGTCCTGGGCATGACCGGCCGCACGGTCACCATCCGCACGCTCGACCTGGGCGCCGACAAGGCCGACCGCACCGGCTTGGTGATGAGCGACGAACCCAATCCGGCGCTGGGCGTGCGCGGCGTGCGCCTGTCGTTGTCGCGCCAAGCTCTGTTCGAGACCCAACTGCGCGCCATCGTCCGCGCCAGCGGCTACGGGCCGGTGCGCGTGCTGGTGCCGATGGTGAGTTGCCGCGAGGAAGTGGTGGCGGTGCGCAAGCTGCTCAAGCGCGTGATCCGCGACCTGAACAGCAGTGGCCACGAAATCGCCGACCATATCCCGCTGGGCGCGATGATCGAGGTGCCGGCTGCGGCGATCGCTCTGCCCAGCTTCATCGGTGCGGTCGACTTCCTGTCGGTGGGCACCAACGACCTGGTGCAATACCTGCTGGCCGCCGACCGCAACAACGAGGCGCTGGCCGATCTGTATTCGCCGCTGCATCCGGCGGTGATGCGGCTGCTGCACGCCATCATCCGGACGGCGCACATGCGCGGCAAACCGGTGGCGGTGTGCGGTGAAATGGCCGGGGACGCGGTGTTTACGCCGCTATTGCTGTCGCTGGGCCTGACCGAATTCAGTCTGCATCCGGCGACGCTGCTGGAAGTGCGCAAAGCGGTACGCGAATGCGACCTGGCCGACCTGCGCAAGCGCAGCAGCGCGTTGCTGCGGGCACGGGATCGCGAGGCGATCGAGCGGTGGATGCATTCTTAG
- a CDS encoding HPr family phosphocarrier protein, whose product MLERELVVSNRLGLHARATAKLVQLLSGYRCNATLTAKGREVNAKSIMGVMLLAAGQGTSVMLRVDGEDEADAAAAAVDLFARNFDEGS is encoded by the coding sequence ATGCTTGAGCGCGAACTCGTCGTCAGCAACCGCCTGGGCCTGCATGCCCGCGCCACCGCCAAGCTGGTGCAGCTGCTGTCCGGCTACCGCTGCAACGCGACGCTCACCGCGAAGGGCCGCGAAGTGAACGCCAAAAGCATCATGGGCGTGATGCTGCTGGCCGCAGGCCAAGGCACGTCGGTGATGCTGCGCGTGGACGGCGAAGACGAAGCGGATGCGGCGGCCGCCGCCGTCGATCTGTTCGCACGCAATTTCGACGAGGGTTCCTGA
- a CDS encoding PTS sugar transporter subunit IIA → MAVGILLITHPGIGAPLIAVATQLLRQLPLRAEAFEVPFDGDPDALLPQASAALRRVDGGGGVLVLTDLYGATPSNLAAKIARLGTPVRRVSGLSLPMLLRVMNYADLELDELPAIAAAGARNGTIIDDA, encoded by the coding sequence ATGGCCGTCGGCATCCTGCTCATCACCCATCCCGGCATCGGCGCGCCGCTGATCGCGGTGGCCACCCAGTTGCTGCGCCAGCTGCCGCTGCGAGCGGAGGCGTTCGAGGTGCCTTTCGACGGCGACCCGGACGCCCTGCTGCCGCAGGCCAGCGCGGCTTTGCGGCGGGTGGACGGCGGCGGCGGGGTGCTGGTGCTGACCGACCTGTACGGCGCCACGCCCAGCAACCTGGCGGCCAAAATCGCGCGGCTGGGCACGCCGGTGCGGCGGGTGTCCGGGCTGAGCCTGCCGATGCTGCTGCGGGTGATGAACTATGCCGACCTGGAGCTGGACGAACTGCCGGCGATCGCCGCCGCCGGCGCCCGCAACGGAACCATCATCGATGACGCGTGA